From a single Bacillus sp. NEB1478 genomic region:
- a CDS encoding P1 family peptidase produces the protein MVERFHNITDVPGIKIGNEEDKIGYTGCTVLLLEKGAVCSVEVRGSAPGTRETDLLNPMNLVDRVHGICLAGGSAYGLDAASGVMQYLEKQGIGLDVGVGVVPIVPSAVLFDLPVGDPAARPDQKMGYQAALKAKRGRFPFGNSGAGCGATVGKVAGHHRAMKGGLGSASKVFPNGLIVGALVAVNAVGEIRNETGEVIAGARNDQGRIRSSIEWMLEQPAIPLTAGTNTTIGIVACNAKLTKSQVSKVASMAHNGLARTIYPVHTLYDGDTIFSLATGDIDASVDLIGTIAADVLAEAVILAVKNAEGIEGFPSSKDVYES, from the coding sequence ATAGTGGAACGGTTTCATAATATTACAGACGTTCCGGGCATTAAAATTGGTAATGAAGAAGACAAAATAGGTTATACAGGTTGTACCGTTTTATTGTTAGAGAAGGGTGCTGTTTGCAGTGTAGAAGTCAGAGGTTCTGCTCCTGGAACAAGAGAAACAGATTTACTTAATCCTATGAATCTCGTAGACCGTGTGCATGGTATCTGTCTAGCGGGAGGAAGTGCCTATGGACTTGATGCTGCAAGCGGTGTCATGCAGTATCTGGAAAAACAAGGCATTGGGCTTGATGTTGGAGTTGGAGTGGTTCCGATTGTTCCGTCGGCCGTTCTGTTTGATTTGCCGGTAGGAGATCCTGCTGCTCGGCCTGATCAAAAAATGGGATATCAGGCGGCATTAAAAGCGAAACGTGGACGTTTTCCTTTCGGTAATTCAGGAGCAGGATGCGGAGCAACAGTTGGAAAAGTTGCAGGTCACCATCGAGCCATGAAAGGTGGACTTGGTTCGGCGTCTAAAGTTTTCCCAAATGGTTTAATTGTCGGAGCCCTTGTTGCAGTTAATGCAGTGGGGGAGATTCGAAATGAAACAGGAGAAGTAATTGCCGGTGCGAGAAATGATCAAGGGAGAATAAGGAGCAGTATAGAGTGGATGCTTGAACAGCCCGCCATTCCCCTGACAGCAGGTACCAATACAACAATAGGGATTGTTGCATGCAATGCAAAGTTAACTAAATCGCAGGTCTCTAAGGTAGCCTCAATGGCACATAATGGTTTAGCAAGAACAATTTATCCTGTTCATACGTTGTACGACGGAGACACCATTTTTTCATTGGCTACTGGGGATATTGATGCGTCTGTTGATCTGATTGGGACGATTGCTGCAGACGTTTTGGCTGAAGCAGTCATCTTAGCGGTTAAGAATGCTGAAGGGATTGAGGGATTTCCATCAAGTAAAGATGTCTATGAATCTTAA
- a CDS encoding M20 family metallopeptidase, which yields MNTTTESILQYVDQKEVVELTRTLIRIQSVYRPNVEGGNEAKVARFIVDYLKNIGLEVYYEEVVPGRPNVIAIYDSGFPGKTLLFEGHTDVVTEGDLDSWTYDPFGGEISNGRIYGRGSCDTKGNLAAAISAVHSLKKSGAAFTGKIILCIPCDEEGMMIGIKDFIRRGWADNVDGAIICEPEENQLCITQKGAMRIVLKTYGKMAHGAMPLTGINPTTRMAKLIVELDQLEQREKERLGEHPYLGWPSITPTIVQAPVKGEPQINVVPAQCMTALDIRTVPGQEHEQLAKEIEGIIERLSKEDPDFKATFELIEDRPWTETPKDHDVVQAVAQAYTQVTGNTPVYNGVPGATDGTFLHLAGVPILTTGAGDRYIPHHADEYVDIDELIKTVKIYTLSALNFLK from the coding sequence ATGAATACTACGACAGAATCTATTCTTCAGTATGTTGATCAAAAAGAAGTGGTTGAACTAACAAGAACTCTTATACGTATTCAAAGTGTCTATCGTCCAAATGTCGAGGGTGGTAACGAAGCAAAGGTAGCTCGTTTCATAGTTGATTACCTCAAGAATATCGGTTTAGAGGTTTATTACGAAGAAGTAGTACCAGGCAGGCCAAATGTTATTGCCATTTATGACTCTGGTTTTCCAGGAAAAACCCTTTTATTTGAAGGACATACAGATGTAGTGACTGAAGGAGACCTTGATTCTTGGACATACGATCCTTTTGGCGGAGAAATCAGTAACGGGAGAATTTATGGAAGAGGTTCCTGTGATACAAAGGGAAATTTAGCTGCTGCTATTTCTGCCGTTCATTCACTGAAAAAATCGGGCGCAGCTTTTACAGGGAAAATTATACTTTGCATCCCATGTGACGAAGAGGGGATGATGATCGGAATTAAAGATTTTATCAGAAGAGGCTGGGCTGATAACGTGGATGGAGCCATTATCTGTGAGCCAGAGGAAAATCAGCTGTGCATTACACAAAAAGGGGCGATGCGCATCGTTTTAAAAACGTACGGAAAAATGGCTCACGGTGCGATGCCACTCACAGGAATTAATCCTACTACACGAATGGCCAAATTAATTGTGGAATTGGATCAATTAGAACAAAGAGAAAAAGAACGGCTTGGTGAACATCCTTATCTTGGCTGGCCGAGTATTACACCAACTATTGTACAAGCACCTGTTAAGGGAGAGCCGCAAATTAATGTTGTTCCGGCACAATGCATGACCGCACTTGATATCCGCACAGTACCTGGTCAGGAACATGAGCAATTGGCGAAGGAAATAGAAGGCATTATTGAGCGGCTGAGCAAGGAAGATCCAGATTTTAAAGCGACATTTGAACTCATCGAAGATAGGCCTTGGACGGAGACGCCTAAAGATCATGACGTGGTACAGGCAGTGGCGCAGGCTTATACACAAGTTACGGGAAATACCCCTGTCTATAATGGGGTACCAGGGGCGACAGATGGAACGTTCCTCCATCTCGCAGGTGTACCGATCCTTACAACAGGTGCAGGTGATCGCTATATTCCTCATCATGCTGATGAATATGTAGATATTGATGAACTCATTAAGACCGTAAAAATCTATACACTTTCCGCCCTTAACTTTCTGAAATAG
- a CDS encoding YfhD family protein, giving the protein MRHNRHKGNRDKNKTSLPQVPKAQISNSESDEYEFAKELSDQYELVAKPGFGPTEVKRKDEK; this is encoded by the coding sequence ATGAGACACAATAGACATAAGGGAAATCGGGACAAAAACAAAACCTCTCTCCCTCAAGTTCCTAAAGCTCAAATCTCGAATTCGGAAAGTGATGAATACGAATTCGCAAAAGAATTATCAGATCAATATGAATTAGTAGCAAAACCGGGTTTTGGACCAACCGAGGTAAAACGCAAAGACGAAAAATAG